The Pseudoalteromonas ruthenica genome has a window encoding:
- a CDS encoding ATP-binding protein: MMSIRTKLLLLLISVMVLTLFLALVEGYQRSLARAETLFDSHLHTQAEVLFHSGEIAPQSLPNVIWQRWHQGDIVAGSTTWLTQPEQSGMSTLNAQGQRLRVATYCQNQQCVAVAEPIAERFALSEQLIMAMVVPMLWGMALLALLISIVVKRALRPLSQLSQELKGRAAHDFTLLQMQPNESEIKPVVQTLNELLHRTEQAYLRERYFASDAAHELRTPLSAMKINLHNLQQRYDDDDAQALVESVERLNHLVEQMLALGRTSSHQWQDKLGPQSLAQLCQACIAELYPQIEKKQLDISLNGECRDIQGETFTLSVMIKNIISNAVKYTPEGGKVVIELQDLDAEVILSVSDSGPGIATDLRERIFDRFFRVGGDSHPSHIPGAGLGLAIVQHVVGLYQGRLALMSSPWGGLQVQVTLARQRDTLCSD, from the coding sequence ATGATGAGTATTCGTACGAAACTTTTGTTGTTATTGATATCAGTGATGGTTTTGACCTTATTTTTGGCTCTAGTTGAGGGCTACCAACGCAGTTTAGCCCGCGCCGAGACGTTATTTGATTCACATTTGCATACCCAAGCGGAGGTTCTTTTTCACAGTGGCGAGATAGCACCACAAAGTTTACCTAATGTCATTTGGCAGCGTTGGCATCAGGGCGATATTGTCGCTGGCTCGACAACTTGGCTGACGCAGCCCGAGCAATCAGGCATGAGTACCCTCAATGCACAAGGACAACGCCTGCGTGTGGCAACGTATTGTCAAAACCAACAATGTGTTGCCGTTGCTGAGCCCATCGCTGAGCGTTTTGCGCTCAGTGAACAGCTGATTATGGCTATGGTGGTGCCTATGTTGTGGGGTATGGCCCTGCTGGCGCTGTTAATTAGTATCGTAGTGAAGCGTGCACTGCGGCCTTTATCGCAGTTGTCACAGGAGTTGAAAGGGCGGGCCGCTCACGATTTTACCTTGTTGCAGATGCAACCCAATGAGTCGGAAATTAAGCCGGTTGTGCAAACTCTCAATGAGCTTTTGCATCGCACCGAGCAAGCGTATTTGCGAGAACGTTATTTTGCCAGTGATGCCGCACATGAACTGCGCACACCGCTAAGTGCAATGAAAATTAACTTACATAACTTACAGCAGCGCTATGATGACGATGATGCGCAGGCGCTCGTGGAGAGTGTAGAGCGGCTAAACCATTTAGTTGAACAAATGCTCGCGTTGGGGCGCACCTCTTCCCATCAGTGGCAGGATAAGCTCGGGCCGCAATCCTTGGCACAGTTATGTCAAGCCTGTATTGCCGAGCTGTATCCGCAAATTGAAAAGAAACAGCTAGATATCAGTTTAAATGGAGAGTGCCGTGACATTCAGGGTGAAACCTTTACCCTTTCAGTGATGATAAAAAACATTATTAGTAACGCCGTGAAGTACACACCTGAAGGGGGTAAAGTGGTGATAGAGCTGCAAGACCTCGACGCCGAGGTGATACTGAGTGTCAGCGATTCAGGCCCAGGCATTGCTACTGATCTTCGAGAGCGTATTTTTGACCGCTTTTTCCGTGTCGGTGGGGATAGTCACCCAAGCCATATACCCGGAGCAGGGTTAGGGTTGGCTATCGTGCAGCATGTTGTCGGACTATACCAAGGTAGGCTGGCATTGATGAGCAGCCCCTGGGGCGGTCTGCAGGTGCAGGTCACTTTGGCTAGGCAGCGAGATACCTTATGCAGCGACTGA
- a CDS encoding response regulator, with protein sequence MRLLLVEDDALLNQGLTRTLSNEGYAMESVSDLASARAYIASDDIDMVILDLGLPDGDGLTLMSQIKGRKKPLPVLILTARDSLDDKIKGLDLGADDYLVKPFEVDELLARLRVLSRRISGVTSSLLRCAALRLDLAAHQAWVDEQPLSLPRKEYMLLKALMENQGRVLSKEQLEQKLYQWGEELGSNAIEVHIHHLRKKLPANMIKTLRGIGYVLACEPR encoded by the coding sequence TTGCGGCTGTTGTTAGTTGAAGACGATGCGCTCTTGAATCAAGGGCTGACGCGAACATTAAGCAATGAGGGCTACGCGATGGAGTCGGTATCAGATCTTGCGTCAGCTCGCGCATATATCGCCAGCGACGACATTGACATGGTGATTCTAGATTTAGGCTTACCCGACGGTGATGGACTCACCTTGATGAGCCAAATTAAAGGACGCAAAAAGCCGCTGCCGGTGCTTATCTTAACGGCAAGAGACAGCTTGGATGACAAGATTAAAGGCCTTGATTTAGGTGCTGATGATTACCTTGTGAAACCCTTTGAAGTGGATGAGCTGCTTGCTCGACTGCGGGTGTTGTCGCGGCGTATCAGTGGCGTCACCTCTAGTTTACTGCGTTGTGCTGCACTGCGTCTAGATTTAGCTGCGCATCAAGCCTGGGTCGACGAGCAGCCGCTATCCTTGCCGCGTAAGGAGTATATGTTGCTTAAAGCATTGATGGAAAACCAAGGTCGAGTGTTGTCAAAGGAGCAGCTAGAGCAAAAGCTATATCAGTGGGGCGAAGAGCTCGGCTCAAATGCCATTGAGGTCCATATTCACCATTTGCGTAAAAAGCTGCCAGCTAACATGATCAAAACATTGCGAGGCATTGGTTACGTCCTCGCGTGTGAGCCTCGATAA
- a CDS encoding cupredoxin domain-containing protein yields MQRLIWIMLLLSLPAKAELKEFHLTLKNHLFYPSRLEIPAGEKVRLLVSNHDATPEEFDSFDLNREKVLFPGRVNVIFIGPLAPGEYAFFGEFSPDTARGVVIVKAPQEGQ; encoded by the coding sequence ATGCAGCGACTGATTTGGATTATGTTGCTATTGAGCTTACCCGCTAAGGCCGAGCTCAAAGAGTTTCATCTAACCCTAAAAAACCATTTATTTTATCCTTCACGCCTAGAAATTCCGGCGGGGGAGAAAGTACGGTTATTGGTCAGCAATCACGATGCCACCCCGGAGGAATTTGACAGCTTTGATTTAAATCGTGAAAAAGTTCTCTTTCCTGGACGTGTGAACGTTATTTTCATTGGCCCATTAGCACCAGGCGAATATGCTTTTTTTGGTGAATTCTCACCGGATACAGCTAGGGGAGTCGTTATCGTCAAAGCGCCTCAGGAGGGACAATGA